From the Lepidochelys kempii isolate rLepKem1 chromosome 2, rLepKem1.hap2, whole genome shotgun sequence genome, one window contains:
- the SEC61B gene encoding protein transport protein Sec61 subunit beta gives MPGPSPSGTNVGASGRSPSKAVAPRAAGSTVRQRKNASCGTRSAGRTTSAGTGGMWRFYTEDSPGLKVGPVPVLVMSLLFIASVFMLHIWGKYTRS, from the exons ATG cccggccccagccccagcggcACCAACGTCGGCGCCTCTGGCCGCTCCCCCAGCAAAGCGGTGGCGCCTCGAGCTGCGGGATCCACCGTCCGGCAAAG GAAAAACGCCAGCTGTGGGACTAGGAGCGCAGGCCGCACTACCTCAGCAGGCACTGGTGGCATGTGGAGATTCTACACAGAGGACTCCCCTGGGCTCAAAGT tgGTCCTGTTCCAGTTTTGGTTATGAGTCTCCTCTTTATTGCTTCTGTATTTATGTTGCATATCTGGGGCAAGTACACTCGCTCATAG
- the ALG2 gene encoding LOW QUALITY PROTEIN: alpha-1,3/1,6-mannosyltransferase ALG2 (The sequence of the model RefSeq protein was modified relative to this genomic sequence to represent the inferred CDS: deleted 1 base in 1 codon), protein MRGRRLMCPKLAAHGEGGAAHALSAVTRGLAQVPESLLRSKEAGSASSLAGAGASMAGGPGSGPSVLFLHPDLGLGGAERLVVDAALALRARGCRVQIWTAHYDPARCFSETRGLPVRSVGDWLPRSLFGRGHALCAALRMAYVALYVLLLSGEEMDVFVCDQVSACIPVLRLARTPKKVLFYCHFPDQLLTERESFLKRIYRAPLDWLEEYTTGMADCIVVNSNFTANVFKNTFKSLNQIKPDVLYPSLNVSTFETIVPADIASIIPQGKKYLFLSINRFERKKNLALALEALHDLRGRLDAQEWNEVHLVLAGGYDERVLENVEHYEELKTIATKLNISKQVTFVRSFSDEQKISLFNNCVCVLYTPSNEHFGIVPLEAMYMRCPVIAVNSGGPLESVINNFTGFLCDPLPTQFSEAMEKFVRDPALKNTMGAAGRARVTEKFSSDAFTEQLYQYICRLTQ, encoded by the exons ATGCGGGGACGAAGGCTGATGTGTCCCAAGCTGGCAGCACAC GGAGAGGGCGGAGCTGCGCATGCGCTCTCTGCAGTGACACGTGGACTAGCCCAGGTCCCGGAATCACTTCTTCGCTCAAAAGAAGCGGGCTCCGCCTCCTCTCTGGCGGGTGCAGGCGCCAGCATGGCAGGGGGCCCGGGCTCGGGCCCGTCCGTGCTGTTCCTGCACCCGGACCTGGGCCTGGGCGGCGCCGAGCGGCTAGTGGTGGACGCGGCGCTGGCGCTGCGGGCGCGCGGCTGCCGCGTGCAGATCTGGACCGCGCACTACGACCCCGCGCGCTGCTTCTCGGAGACGCGCGGCCTGCCGGTGCGGAGCGTGGGGGATTGGCTGCCTCGCAGCCTCTTCGGGCGGGGCCACGCGCTCTGCGCCGCGCTGCGCATGGCCTACGTGGCGCTCTACGTGCTGCTGCTGAGCGGGGAGGAGATGGACGTGTTCGTGTGCGACCAG GTGTCTGCTTGTATCCCAGTCCTCAGGCTGGCCAGAACTCCTAAGAAGGTTTTGTTTTACTGTCACTTTCCTGATCAGCTTCTGACCGAGAGAGAATCTTTTCTTAAACGCATCTATAGAGCTCCACTTGACTGGTTGGAAGAGTATACTACTGGCATGGCAGATTGCATTGTTGTCAACAGCAATTTTACAGCTAATGTCTTCAAGAATACATTTAAATCCTTAAATCAGATTAAACCAGACGTCCTATACCCTTCGTTGAATGTCAGTACCTTTGAAACAATTGTTCCTGCAGATATAGCTAGTATAATTCcccaggggaaaaaatatttgtttctttcaatcaatagatttgaaaggaaaaaaaacctagcATTAGCTCTGGAAGCTTTACATGATCTTCGTGGCAGGCTCGATGCTCAAGAGTGGAATGAAGTTCATCTAGTTTTGGCTGGTGGTTATGATGAAAGGGTTTTGGAAAACGTGGAACATTATGAAGAGCTGAAGACTATTGCGACCAAGCTTAATATTAGCAAGCAAGTCACTTTTGTGAGGTCTTTTTCAGATGAacaaaaaatctctcttttcaataactgtgtgtgtgtgctttataCGCCAAGCAATGAACACTTTGGCATAGTTCCTTTGGAGGCTATGTATATGAGATGTCCAGTTATAGCAGTTAATTCAGGTGGTCCTTTGGAATCTGTTATAAATAATTTTACAGGATTTTTGTGTGATCCTCTTCCAACACAATTTTCTGAGGCCATGGAAAAATTTGTGAGAGACCCTGCCTTAAAGAATACAATGGGAGCAGCTGGAAGAGCAAGAGTTACAGAAAAATTTTCTTCAGACGCTTTTACAGAACAGCTGTACCAATACATATGTAGATTAACACAATAA